The DNA sequence TGCATGGTTTTTCAACCCATAGCCTCCTTTGTTTTTCCTTTAACAAAGAGCTTATTGGCACAGAGGGAGCATGAAGTAAAACTTGGCTCCGCCCTCCTCTTTATTATAGCCTTCTATGTGCCCGCCGTGGGCTTCCACAATGGTGCGGCAGATAGAAAGCCCCAGCCCCATACCCCGAATCGCATCAATAACCGGCTCGGCGGTGGGAGAATGCGCTTCAAATAAGTTTTCCAACAGATAGTCGGGAATACCCCGACCCAAATCACTCACATCAAACCGGATATAAGCTCCCTGCTTGGACACATCCATCAAAATCAGCGAGCCTACCGGGGAGTTTTTGACAGCATTTTCCAGCAGGTTGATCAGTACCTGCGAAATCAAGGTGGCATCCATGGGGGCCACCAGCAGCTCCCCCGGCACCCGCACATGGATGCTGCAATCGGGAAAACGCTTGCGCACAATATCCACCGCTTGAGCCACCACTTCCTCAGCGGCCTCCAAGGTCTTGTGCAGTGCCACTGTATTGCCGGAAATCCGGGTAACTGTCAAAATATTTTCCACCATGCGGATCAGCCACTGGCTGTTCTCCTGAATGTCCCGAACCAGCCCCTCCCGCATCTCCTCCGGCATATCCTTCTGCTCAAGGATGGTGGAGCTGGCCCCCAGAACACTGGTCAAGGGGGTGCGCAAATCGTGGGAAATGGCCCGCAAAAGGGCGCTGCGGGTTTTTTCCCGCTCTGCGGCCACCAAAATCTCGTTTTGCTCATTAGAAAGGGATTGCAGCTCCATGGCAAGCGCCACCTGCCCCACAAGCATATGAATAAAGGTTATATTGCTGGGGGTGAGAGGGCGGGCCCTGCAATCAATGCCGATAACCCCCCGCACATTGTCCTTAAAAACAATGGGCACATACCGCACCCGCTCGGTCTCCTGCTCCGAAACCACCGCCGATTCCGCCCCGGTGCGAAAAATCAAATGCACCCGTTTCTGCTCTTCGGGGCTGTAGAAGGGAATTTCCTGATCCTGGGGCCCGCACAGGCGCAGGCTGCTGCTCTCTTTGGAAACAGCGGGATCGGCGGTATAAAAAATAACTGAACGGTTCAGATGCAGAATCAAATAAGCGTTTGCCAGCCGCACAACGGTCTCCACATCCCGGGCCACCAGCAGCTTGTTGTTGATTTCATAAAGCAACTGCGCCCGGTGCTCCCGTTCCCGAGAAAGGAGCGCCTGACTTTTCATCTGTATGGTCAGGGTGCTGGTAATAAAGGTGGCCAGCAGCATCACAAAAAGGGTGATGGGCGAACCCACCGTTATGCTGAATCGGCGGCTGGGCTCGGTGACAAAATAATCATAGGCAAAGGTGCTCACAACAGCGGCCACAATGCCATAGCTATAGCCCGGGGTTACCCGGGAAATAATCAGAACCGATACCACATAAATCAAAATCAGGTTCTGGGTGTTATCCTGAACCTGCCGCAGCAGCTCGGCCAGCAGGATGGTTGCCATTAAAAGGCCGATGGTTTTCAGTGTGTTATAAAAAACACCCCGCTGCCTGCCTCGGTCTTCTGCCATATCCACATTTAACTTTTCATAAAAATTCTTTTCCATGTGTATGATTCCTTCCATGCACTGTTTTTGCAAAAGGGCATTTTCTGCAAAAAAATCCTCCCGAACAAATCTTAACGGGTTCTTTATGGGAATTTTAGCAGAGAAACGTTACAATGTAAACAGAGCTTTTCATCCTCAAGCAGGCTTGGCTGAATACCCCCGGGTATTGGAGCGCCATATGGGAGCAACGCTATCTTTAATTCAACGAAAAGCTCCATTCAGCAAAAGGAGGTGGCCGATCTGGATTTTTCCGACAAGAACTTAGCCTTTCTGTTTCGCTGGGGCGATGTGGATATTTACCTGACCGATACACTGCTTTCCACCTGGATTGTCATGGGGGCGCTGGTGATATTCGCCATTGTTGTCCGCATCCGGCTGACACGTTTCAAAAGTGTGCCCAAGGGGTTCCAGAATGCAGTTGAGATTATGGTGGAGACCATGGCCAATTTTTCACGCAACACCATGGGCCCCGGAATGGATGCGCTGGGCGGGTATTTCTTTGGTGTTTTTGCCTTTATCCTGATTTCCAATTTCAGCGGGCTTGTGGGGCTTCGGCCGCCCACAGCGGATTTAGCCACCACCGGCGCTCTTGCCCTTTCTTCCTTTGTGCTGATTCACGGCGCAGGCCTTGCAAAGCGCAAGTGGAAATATTTCAAGGATTATCTGGCGCCAGTGCCGATCTTTCTCCCCCTCAACCTAGTGGGTGAAATTGCAAAGCCGGTTTCTTTAGGCTTCCGCCTTTTCGGCAATATTCTGGGCGGCACCATTATTATGGGTCTGGTTTATAATTCTTTGCCCATTCTGCTCCGCTTTATTTTGCCCGATTTGCTCCATGCTTACTTTGATTTGTTTGCAGGGGCCATTCAGGCTTTTATCTTTACGGTTCTCAGCATGACCTTTATCCAGCAAAAGGCTGCGGGTGAATAATTCGGGGGCTTTCTCCCCAAACCAAGAAACCCGCATACAGCCAGTCAACTTATTTTTCAGGAGGTAAAATTTTATGGATCCAAAGGCATTTGTATTGGGCTGCTCCGCTTTGGCGGCAGGGCTTGCTTCACTTTCCGGCTTAGGCTCCGGCCTTGGGCAGGGCATCGCCGCAGGCAAGGCCGCTTCTGCTGTGGGGCGCCAGCCCGAGGCAAGGGGCGAAATTATGAGCACCATGCTCATCGGCTGCGCCGTGGCAGAAACCTGCTCGGTTTATGGTCTGGTTATTGCTTTGATTCTGCTGATGGCTAACCCTCTGGTGGCTTTGCTGTAGCAGCCCCATATCCACGCATGCCTTTAAGAAATTGAGAGGAGGGATCGGATTTGTCCCATTATTTAACGCAATCCTTCCTGCTTGCCGCTGGGGCGGCACAGGAGCTTCCCCCGGGTACCATTCTCCATTTGGATAAAAAGCTGCTCATTGAGCTGGGGATTCAATGGGTTAATGTTTTGTTTCTCACAGGGCTGCTGATTTTTATTTTATACAAGCCGGTTCGTAAATTTATGTCGGAGCGCACCGCCCGCATCAAGACCGAAATTGAAGATGCCCGCCACGACCGGGAAGAAGCTATGCAGCTCAAGGAGCAGTATGGCGAGATGATCGCCAACATTGAGCGGGAGCGGGAGGAAATTCTGCGGCTGGCCCACAAAAAGGCCATGGAAAAAAGCGACCAGCTTTTGTTTGAAGCCCGCCGGGAGGCCGACGCTGCCTATGACCGGACCATGGATGAGCTGGAACGGCAGCGCAAAAGCATGGAAGACGAAATGAAAAAGCAGATGATTGAAATTTCCATGCTGGTTGCCAGCCGCTTTGTCACCGTTTCTCTGGATACCGAAACCCAAAACCGCTACATCGAAGAGGCCCTCTCCGATTGGGAGGCCAACTGATGCTGGCGTTAACTGGCCGTTATGCCTTGGCGCTCATGCATTATGCGGAGGAAAATGGTCTGGAGCTGGTCTACTGCCAGGCGCTGGATTATATTTTATCCATCAACGCCGGGCACCCTTCTCTGCCGGATGCAGAAACTGCACTGGGCCGCTTTTTGGAGCATGTTCCCGAAGAAGAAGTGGATGCGGTGCTCTACCGCTTTCTGGATATGGCGAGAAAGCGGATGGATATTATCACTGTTGAGGTTTTTTCCGCAGTTCCCCTGACACAGGAGCAGCTTTGCGCCCTTGAGCAGGAATTCATTCATGCTTACAGAAAGCAGGTGGATATTACAGCTACGGTGGACCCTTCCCTCATTGGAGGGCTGCGGGTTATTGTGGATGACAAGGTCATCGACGCCACCATTAAAAGGCAGCTGGAGGATATGAAACGCAGCATATACAAAGGAGTGTATTTCAAACAATGAATTTTAATTCTGCCGAAATAGGCTCCATTATCAAAGATGAAATTTTGGGCTTTGTGGCCTCTCCTTATATAGATGAATCCGGCCGGGTCTACCAAATCGGGGATGGCATTGCCCGTGTCATCGGCCTCAAGCAGGCCATGAGCGGCGAGCTGCTCCAGTTTGAAAACGGCGTGGTTGGCATTGCCATGAATCTGGAGGAAGATAACATAGGCGTTGTGCTCCTTGGCAACAGCGAAGGGGTAAACGCAGGCAGCCTTGTAACCCGAACCAACCGCATAGCGCAGGTCCCGGTGGGTGAAGCGCTGCTGGGCAGGGTTGTCAACGCACTGGGCCAGCCCATTGATCAGAAGGGGCTGATTTTGGCCCAAACCCTGCGCCCCATTGAGCAGGTAGCGCCGGGGGTGCTGGCCCGTCAAAAGGTGGATGTTCCCCTTTTAACCGGAATCAAGGCCATTGACGCCATGGTTCCCATTGGCCGGGGGCAGCGTCAGCTGATTATCGGCGACCGGCAGACCGGTAAAACCGCCATTGCGCTGGATACCATTCTTAACCAGCGGGATACCGGCGTTTACTGCGTGTATGTGGCCATTGGTCAAAAGAACTCAACGGTGGCCGATATTGTCAACACCCTGACCCAGTATGATGCCATGCGCTACACCACTGTGGTGGTGGCGGGCGCTTCGGAAGCCGCCTCTTTGCAATATCTGGCCCCTTACAGCGGCTGTGCCATGGCAGAGGCTTGGATGGCACAGGGCAAGGATGTGCTGATTGTATACGACGATCTTTCCAAGCATGCGGTGGCTTATCGGACCATGTCTCTGCTGCTTCGCAGGCCGCCGGGCCGTGAGGCCTATCCCGGCGATGTATTTTATCTCCATTCCCGGCTGCTGGAGCGGGCCGGGCGGCTTTCGCAGGAATACGGCGGCGGCTCTATTACCGCTTTGCCTATCGTGGAAACCCAAGGCGGCGATATGTCCGCCTATATCCCCACCAACGTGATTTCCATTACAGACGGGCAGATTTATCTGGAGGCGAATTCCTTTAATGCAGGCATTCGCCCCGCTATCAACCCGGGGCTTTCGGTTTCCCGTGTGGGAGGCTCGGCTCAGGTGAAGGCCATGAAAAAGATTGCAGCCCCCATCCGCATTGAACTGGCGCAGTACAGGGAGCTTGCCTCCTTTGCCCAGTTCAGCTCGGATTTGGATAAGGATACCCGCAGCCGCCTGCATCACGGCGACCGCATTGTGGAAACCCTCAAGCAATCCCAGTATAAGCCCTTTTCACTCGAGCACGAAATTCTGGTTCTTTTTGCGCTGACCCACCACTGTCTGGATGAAATTCAGGTGGAAAATGTGCTGGAGTTCCAGAGCAAAATGCTGGAGCACTTTGATACATGGCACCCCGATATCATCGAAGAAATTCGCAAAACCTACGAGATATCCCCCCAGCTGGAAGAGGATATTCTTGAGGCCATCAAACAATTTGCCTCCACCCTCACCCCGTGAGCCAAAATATTTAGAAGGAGGATGAAGAAGTGGAATCCATTCAGCGAATCAAGGCCCGCATTCACAGCATCGGCATAACCCGGCAGATCACCCAATCCATGCGCCTTGTTTCATCCTCCAAGGTGCAGAAGGCCCGCAACCGAATGGTGGATAACCAGCCTTTTCTGGCCAACGCCCGGCAGATGGCCTCTTCTGTTCTCCACAATCGGGAGCTGGATCGCCACCCTTATGTTGCGGCCCGCCCGGTGAAAACCTCGGCAGTCATTGTAATTAGCGGGGATCGGGGTCTTTGCGGCAGCTACAATGCGGCGGTGGGCAAAAGCGCCACCCAGCTGGTTAAAAGCTTGGGAGACTGCCGGATTATCACCATCGGCAGCAAAGCAAAGGAATATTGCCAGCGCCGCAGAGGGAGTGCTGTTGCCCAATCCTTTATCGGTATGTCGGAAAAGCCCTTTTTCGAGGATGCGCAGGAAATTGCTTCCCTTGCTTTGGATTGGTATAAAAAAGGCCAGGTGGATCAGATTTATATGGTCTACACGGAGTATGTTTCCGCCATTGAGCAAAACCCCAAGGCAGAAAAGCTGCTGCCGCTGGGGTCAGGTGAGCGGGAACCGGGGTCTGGCTTTATCGAATTTGAGCCGGACGTGGAATCTTTTGTGGAGCGGGCTGTTCCCTTTTATGTGGCAGGCTCCTTATATGGTGCTATGCTGGAGGCCTCGGCCTGTGAACAAAGCGCCCGCCTGACCAGCATGGATTCCGCTGTCAAAAATTCCGATGAAATGATTGCTTCGCTGACCCTGCTTTACAATCAGGCAAGGCAGGCGGCTATTACCCAAGAAATCATCGAAATCGTCAGCGGAGCGGAAACTCTCTAGGAGAAAGGAATGAGACTGTGGTAGTAAACGCAATCGGCGAGGTTATCCAGATTATAGGAGCCGTTTTGGATATCCGCTTTCCGGCAGGCTCTGTTCCTGCCATTCACAATGCCATTGAAATCCAAAACACCGAAGATATTTTGGTGGCCGAGGTTGCCCAGCAGCTGGGGGACGGTATCGTCCGCTGTGTTTCCATGGGGCCTACCGACGGCTTGGTTCGAGGGATGCAGGCGCTGGATACCGGCCGCCCTATCATCGCGCCGGTGGGCAATGCCACCTTAGGACGCATTTTTAATGTGTTGGGCGAGCCCTTGGACGGGCAGTCAATGCCGGATCATCAGGAATACCGTTCCATACACCGAATGGCCCCCGAATTTTCCGAGCAGGCTGAAACCACCGAAATTCTCGAAACCGGCATCAAAGCTATCGATCTGCTCTGCCCCTATGTAAAGGGCGGCAAAATCGGCCTTTTCGGCGGCGCAGGCGTGGGAAAAACCGTTCTGATTATGGAGCTGATTCACAACATCGCCACCGAGCATGGCGGCTACTCGGTTTTTGCCGGTGTGGGCGAGCGTACCCGTGAGGGCAACGACCTGTATCATGAGATGACTGAATCGGGGGTTATCAGCAAAACGGCTTTGGTTTTCGGCCAGATGAATGAGCCGCCGGGGGCCAGAATGCGGGTGGCCCTCACCGGGCTGACCATGGCGGAATACTTCCGGGATGTGCAGGAGCAGGATGTTCTGCTGTTTATCGATAACATTTTTCGGTTTGTGCAGGCAGGCTCGGAGGTTTCGGCCCTGCTGGGGCGTATGCCCAGCGCCGTGGGCTATCAGCCTACTCTTGCCACCGAAATGGGCATCTTGCAGGAGCGTATCACCTCCACCAAAAGCGGCTCCATCACCTCCATTCAGGCCGTTTATGTTCCGGCGGATGATCTCACCGATCCGGCCCCGGCCACAACCTTTGCCCATCTGGATGCCACCACCGTGCTTTCTCGCAGCATTGTGGAGCAGGGCATTTACCCGGCTATTAACCCGCTGGAATCCACCTCCCGCATTCTGGACCCTTTTGTGGTGGGCTCCGAGCACCATCAGGTTGCCCGGGATGTCCAAAGCATTCTCCAGCGCTATCAGGAGCTACAGGATATCATCGCCATTATGGGCATTGACGAGCTTTCGGAAAACGACAAGCTGATTGTGGGCCGTGCCCGAAAGGTTCAGCGCTTTCTCTCCCAGCCCTTTTCGGTGGCGGAGCCCTTCACCGGCATTCCCGGTGTGTATGTTCCTCTGGCCGATACCCTCAAGGGCTTCGAAGAAATACTGGATGGCAAGCACGATGGAATCCCCGAATCCCATTTTCTCAACGCAGGCTCCATTGAGGATGTCGTGCGGCGCAGCAAATAAGCTTAAGGGAGGGTGACGCATCATGGCTGAGCGACAGATTCTGCTGAAAGTATTGACCCCCAACCGAACGGTAACGGAGCAGGCGGTGGATTATGTAATTCTCCGCACCACCGGAGGGGATATGGGTGTTCTGCCCGGCCATGCGCCCTGCCTTGTGCAGCTGGATTATGGCATTCTCCGGGCTTTTTCGGATAAAAAGCAGGTTCTGACACTGGCGGTGCTGGAGGGCTTTGCCACAGTAAGCGGGACCGAGCTTGTGGTGCTTTCCTCCGTGGCCGATGATCCCGAACATATCGAGGCAGCGATCCAGAGCATTGCACAGGAGCGGGAAGAAAACCTCCGCCATGAGCAAACCGCCAATCTGGAAATGCACCGGCTGGAAACCGCTCTGCGGCATTCGCTTGTCAGCATGGATATCAGCTCTTATTCCATTATTAAGGGCCATGAGGGAAGCGGGTCTGAATCATGAAAGAGAGCGAGCACCGGGAAGTTTTGAGGGCTTTGGGCCTGTTTACCCAGCTTGGCCTGACCATGCTCTCCTGTGTTTTTGTGGGAGTATGGATCGGGCGCTTTCTCATTAACCGCTTTGGTGCAGGCCCTTGGGCGTTGCTGCTGTGTGTGGCGCTGGGGGTCTTGGCTTCTTTTAAGGTGCTTTATGATACGGTAATCAAGGAGTGGCTAAAGAAATGAACTGGCTTAAAAATCTTTCTCCCACCGCTGTGCTCATGTGCAAGGTGCTGTGCGGCCTTTTTGGGGTGTTTTTATTGGTGGGCCTTGCGGTCACCAGTCTTGTATATCCCTTTGAAAAGCCTCTCCCCTTTGCTATGGGGCTTTTGGCCGGTACCCTTTTATCCATGGCAAAGGTAATTCTGCTGGAAAAATCCCTCGGCCGCTCTATGGATATGAAGAAAAAACAGGCTCAAAACTACGCCGGTCTTCAAGCGGCCATGCGCTATCTGCTGACTATCCTTGTAGTGGTGGTGGTGGTTTTTCTGCCTGCTGTTTTCGGTGTCTTTGGCACCATCATCGGAATTTTATCCTTGCAGCTTTCGGCTTATATCTCGGAGTATCTGATACACAAAAAGGGGCTCTCCACAAAGGAATGATTTCAGGTATTTTGCCCTAAGCATCAAAATATACAGAATTAAGCGCCGACCCAAACCCTGCCACCTTTTGAAAAGGATGGACAAAAACGTTAGCTTTTGTATATTATTTCCCTCCGCCTAGATTTTGGGAACTAAAAAGGCTTGGAAGCGAACCGCAGCGTGCGGTTTTCTCCCAAGCCTTTTTTCAACCTTATTCCACTGCGAAATCGCTGACCCGGTGCAGAATGCGATAATCCACCAGCGCATCCACCAAGGTTCCCTCAGCCTCGTAGGTTTGGCTGAATATCTTGCCCTCCCGGCGGATTTCATCCAGCAGCCTGCCCTGATCAAAGGGAATCAGCAGCTTCATCCGCTTCTGGGTGGGGTTAAGCGCCTTGGCAATTTTGGCCAACAGGCCATCCAGCCCTTTGCCCTCTTTTGCGGAGATCACCGCTGTGTGGTCACTTTCCGGAACCGCCACATAGGGAACCAAATCTCGCTTGTTATAAATGGTGATCACCGGGGTATCGGTTACCCCCAGCTCAGCCAAAAGCTTTTGGGTAATCTCAATCTGAGCGGCGGCCTCCGGGTTGGAAAGATCGCACACATTCAGCAAAAGGTCTGCCCCCACAGCCTCTTCCAAGGTGGATTTAAAGGCTTCCACCAAATGGTGAGGCAGGCGGCTGACAAAGCCAACGGTATCGATGAGCATCACGGTGCGCCCATCGGGCAAAGTCAAGGCTCTGGCCGTGGGATCGAGAGTGGCAAACAGCTTATCCTCCGCCAGCACCCCCGCATCGGTGAGGGTGTTGAGCAGGGTGGATTTTCCCACATTGGTATAGCCCACAATGGCCACTGTGGTGACGCCATCCTTTTTGCGGCGAGACCGCATATTTTCCCGGCGAATCTCCAAGCTTTCCAGCTCATCCTCCAGCCGGGTGATGCTGCGGCGAATATGGCGACGATCCAGCTCCAGCTTGGTTTCACCCTTGCCTCGCCTTGCGCCACCCCCTGCACCGCCTCCACCGCCGCCCAGCCGGGAAAGGCTGATGCCCATACCCGCCAAGCGTGGCAGAAGATACCGCTGCTGCGCCAGTGCAACCTGAAGCCTGCCCTCACGGCTGCGGGCCCGCTGGGAGAAAATCTCCAGTATCAGCATGGTGCGGTCCAGAACCGGCAGGCCGCAGGCCTCCTCAATGTTTCGCAGCTGGGTGGAGGTCAGCTCATGGTCGAATATCAACAGGGTTACCTCATTGGCGGAGGCAAACTCCTTGATTTCTTCCAGCTTGCCAGCACCGATACAAGTGGCCCTATCCAGTGCATCCCTTTTCTGGGTGATACGGCCCACCACTTCCATATCAGCCGAACCGCTCAGCTCTTCCAGCTCATCCAGCGAGGCCTCCAGATCATACTGTTCCAGATCCACCCCCACTAAAAGGACAATATCCATGGTTTCGGCATTTTCGTGCATACAGTTCTCCTTCTATTTGTACTAAAGGGCAGACCCTGACCAGAACTTCTCTTTTATAGCTGCAGAGGTTTAAAGCCGCAGCGAAATTTTAGACATATGAGTATATTGTGCCGCTAAACGCTCTGTTCATGCCAATAAAGAAAAAAAGCCCGAACCGGTATCAAACCGGGTCGGGCATGCCATTTATCCTTTATTTCAGCAAGGTCACCCGAATGATTCCCTTGGCCTGTTCCAGCTGTTCCAGCACAGCGGGCGGAACATGGCCATCCAGATCCAAAACGGTATAGGCATATTCGCCCTTGGATTTATTGATCAGATTGCGAATGTTGATGTTGTGGGAGGCAAAAACCCCGGTATACTTGGCCAGCGTTTCCGGTATATTCTGGTGGAACAGGGTAACCCGCTCCCCGCCGGTGCGCTCCATATGCAGATCGGGAATGTTGACCGAGTTTTTGATGTTGCCGTTCTCGAGGAAATCCCGCAGCTGGCTGGCCGCCATGCTGGCACAGACATCCTCCGATTCGGGGGTAGAAGCGCCCAGGTGAGGGAGCGCCAGAACACCGGGATGCCCCAGCAGATCATCGTTGGGGAAATCGGTCACATAGCAGTAGACGTTCTTTTCATCCAGAGCAGCCAGAATATCTTGTGTTTCCACCAGCTCGCCCCGGGAGAAGTTCATAATCCGAACCCCGTGCTTCATGGTGGCGATGGATTGAGAATTGATCATTCCCTTTGTTTCCTTGCCCAGCGGCACATGAAGGGTGATGAAATCGCAGTTGGAATAAATCTCCTTGAGGCTGTTCACCCGGTGCACCGAGCGGGTCAGCTTGAGAGCCGAATCAATGGAAAGATAAGGGTCGTAGCCGTAAACCTCCATGCCAAAGTGGTGGGCCAGATTGCAAACCAACACACCGATGGCGCCAAGGCCAATCACACCCAGCTTTTTGCCCATAAGCTCAGGACCCACAAACTTGCCCTTGCCTTTTTCCACCAGCTTAGGAACCTCAGGCTGCCCTTTGAGGGTTTGCACCCACTGCATACCCGGGTAAACCTTGCGGGCTGAAAGGAGAAGGCCGGTCATAACCATTTCCTTAACGGCGTTGGCGTTGCCGCCGGGGGTGTTGAACACCACAATACCCTGCTGGCTGCACTTGTCAATGGGAATGTTGTTGACACCGGCCCCTGCCCGGGCAATGGCCCGGATGTGGGAGGGGATATCCATATCGTGCATGGAAGCAGAGCGCAGAATGATGCCCTGATCCTCGGTGGAGCCTTCCTCCGAGCAGGCATATTTGGTGCTGTCCAGCTGGGCAAGACCCTCCGGACTGATTTTATTGAGAAGACGAATGTTAACCATTGTCCTGATACCTCCTATATTCTCATATAAGCGCTGCCCGCTCTCAGTGAGCCGCCTCGAATTCCTTCATCAGCTCAACCAGCTTTTCGATACCCTCTCTGGGCATGGCATTGTAGATGGATGCACGCATACCGCCAACCGAACGGTGGCCCTTGATGTTGACAAAGCCACGCTTGGAAGCCTCTGCCACAAATGCCTTATCCAGCTCAGGATCACCGGTAACAAAGCAGACGTTCATCATGGAGCGGAAGGGCTTTTCTACAGTGGATTTAAACAGCTTGGAGCGATCCAGATAATCATAAAGAAGAGCGGCTTTTTCTTCGTTGCGTTTTTTCATAGCTGCAAGGCCGCCCACATCGTTCTTGATCCACTCCAGCACCAACTTGCAGATATAGATGGGATAGGTGGAGGGAGTGTTGTACATAGAATCGTTTTCAGCGTGCACCTTATAGCTGAACATGGTGGGTGTGCCCTTCTGGGGTTCACCGATCAAATCCTCCCGGATGATGACAACGGTCAGGCCGGCAGGAGCCATATTCTTCTGAGCGCCTGCATAGATCACGCCAAAGCGGCTCACATCCACCGGCTCGCTGAGAATGCAGGAGGACATATCCGCCACAAGGGGAACATCACCTGTATCGGGAACCTCTGCATAGCGGCTGCCGTAAATGGTGTTGTTGTAGCAGATGTGGACATAATCGGCATCCGGGCGGAAGCTCTCTTTTGAAAGCTCGGGGATATAAGAGAAATTTTTATCGGCACTGGAAGCCGCCTCTTTGGCATCACCAAAAAGCTTGGCTTCACCGAAAGCTTTCTTGGCAAACTGGCCGGTAACCACATAATCGGCCTTGCCGCTGCCGGTGCACAGGTTCATGGGAACCATAGCAAACTG is a window from the Oscillospiraceae bacterium MB08-C2-2 genome containing:
- a CDS encoding phosphoglycerate dehydrogenase — its product is MVNIRLLNKISPEGLAQLDSTKYACSEEGSTEDQGIILRSASMHDMDIPSHIRAIARAGAGVNNIPIDKCSQQGIVVFNTPGGNANAVKEMVMTGLLLSARKVYPGMQWVQTLKGQPEVPKLVEKGKGKFVGPELMGKKLGVIGLGAIGVLVCNLAHHFGMEVYGYDPYLSIDSALKLTRSVHRVNSLKEIYSNCDFITLHVPLGKETKGMINSQSIATMKHGVRIMNFSRGELVETQDILAALDEKNVYCYVTDFPNDDLLGHPGVLALPHLGASTPESEDVCASMAASQLRDFLENGNIKNSVNIPDLHMERTGGERVTLFHQNIPETLAKYTGVFASHNINIRNLINKSKGEYAYTVLDLDGHVPPAVLEQLEQAKGIIRVTLLK
- the serC gene encoding 3-phosphoserine/phosphohydroxythreonine transaminase, translating into MARVYNFSAGPSMLPEPVLSKAAAEMMEYGASGQSVMEMSHRSREYEEIINECESLLREIMEIPDNYKVLMLQGGASSQFAMVPMNLCTGSGKADYVVTGQFAKKAFGEAKLFGDAKEAASSADKNFSYIPELSKESFRPDADYVHICYNNTIYGSRYAEVPDTGDVPLVADMSSCILSEPVDVSRFGVIYAGAQKNMAPAGLTVVIIREDLIGEPQKGTPTMFSYKVHAENDSMYNTPSTYPIYICKLVLEWIKNDVGGLAAMKKRNEEKAALLYDYLDRSKLFKSTVEKPFRSMMNVCFVTGDPELDKAFVAEASKRGFVNIKGHRSVGGMRASIYNAMPREGIEKLVELMKEFEAAH
- the hflX gene encoding GTPase HflX, with product MHENAETMDIVLLVGVDLEQYDLEASLDELEELSGSADMEVVGRITQKRDALDRATCIGAGKLEEIKEFASANEVTLLIFDHELTSTQLRNIEEACGLPVLDRTMLILEIFSQRARSREGRLQVALAQQRYLLPRLAGMGISLSRLGGGGGGAGGGARRGKGETKLELDRRHIRRSITRLEDELESLEIRRENMRSRRKKDGVTTVAIVGYTNVGKSTLLNTLTDAGVLAEDKLFATLDPTARALTLPDGRTVMLIDTVGFVSRLPHHLVEAFKSTLEEAVGADLLLNVCDLSNPEAAAQIEITQKLLAELGVTDTPVITIYNKRDLVPYVAVPESDHTAVISAKEGKGLDGLLAKIAKALNPTQKRMKLLIPFDQGRLLDEIRREGKIFSQTYEAEGTLVDALVDYRILHRVSDFAVE